The following proteins come from a genomic window of Neoarius graeffei isolate fNeoGra1 chromosome 26, fNeoGra1.pri, whole genome shotgun sequence:
- the camk2n1 gene encoding calcium/calmodulin-dependent protein kinase II inhibitor 2-like — MSEVLPYSEEKMAHYGNDGDDEDHLSFTCRLQDTNNFFSGNQNKRPPKLGQIGRSKRVEEDGETEALEKTADKSSSSA; from the exons ATGTCGGAGGTGCTGCCATACAGCGAGGAGAAAATGGCTCATTACGGGAACGACGGCGACGATGAGGATCACCTCTCGTTCACCTGTCGCCTGCAGGACACCAACAACTTCTTCAGCGGCAACCAGAACAAGCGACCACCCAAGCTTGGCCAGATTGGGAGAAGCAAACGAG TCGAGGAAGATGGTGAAACCGAGGCGCTGGAGAAAACGGCGGACAAGTCGTCTTCGTCTGCGTGA